In a genomic window of Saccharothrix sp. HUAS TT1:
- a CDS encoding SpoIIE family protein phosphatase translates to MAGSGGNWVDVFAVDGEVGRNLAAVDWEATPLGPRAEWPQSLQTAVSILLSSRFSMWMAWGPDLTFFCNDAYRRDTLGRKYPWALGRPADEVWAEIWHDIGPRIDTVLATGEATWDEALLLFLERSGYTEETYHTFSYSPLRDDDGAVVGMLSVVSEVTEGVIGERRMATLRDLGSDPSVVRTEQETLAFSCRQLDRNPHDLPFSLLYLFQDDGTARLAGATGVGADHPAAQAELPAGGPPGAWPADRLAGGEPVLVDLDGPVFAGLPVGGWSQAPTQALVVPLQQQGGAPYGFLVAGLNRYRPLDEGYRGFVELVAGHVAAGIASARSYQAQQRRAEELAELDRAKTAFFSNISHEFRTPLTLIMGPVQELRDRFADDDPVREELESVHRNGLRLGKLVNTLLDFSRIEAGRVQARYEPVDLAAFTAELASVFRSAVERAGLAFRVDCPPLGEPVRLDRSMWEKVVLNLLSNALKFTFDGAIGVAVRRDGDHAVVTVSDTGAGVPEHEMPRLFERFHRIDNARSRSNEGSGIGLALVQELVGLHGGTITAESAEGAGTAFTIRLPFGHAHLPADSVAEAAGADVVSSTADPFVQEAMRWLPGVRGEQGLAVVPTTTPTGGRQASGRVLVADDNADMRDYLRRLLAPHYEVTTVNDGRAALEAVRGAAPDLVVSDVMMPHLDGLELLGALRADPRTAGVPVLLLSARAGQEASIEGLEAGADDYLVKPFSAAELLARVRANVELARLRNHHAAWRTALIDSLQEGFFVADEQGAVVEVNTTFTQLLGYGPEGLPYAPRHPWWPDEHADPEAHRRAGEAFDRLREHGSGAETLPVTHRDGRRLWVAASFNRVTDPDSGRHVTVGTIRDITAEHYAVQRSTALAAVNLRLSRAEDTSDALRGVLVELKELWEARRVLAVLFGPSGDPDVVSVGGAITWAELSSATRESLGALRAGPLLTPVTQRSGVVSVTLEHPLGVLVVRIELEGRRTPSDEDQTLLALLAGHLGQGLHRMHQIDQQRETALALQRAILGPARLPDGFAVRYEPASRPLKVGGDWYDTFALPDGRTAIVVGDCVGHGLEAATVMGQLRSACRALLLQELSPGRTLTALDRFAATLPGAMCTTVFCAVLDTATGDLVYSSAGHPPGILVTADGATELLDQGRGLPLAVRPGRERPEVTVSVPARATLLLYTDGLVERRRRSLTDGIEAASAAVQEARDVPVDDLASRVMADLTPANGYEDDVALLVYRHPAPLDVAFPATSTELAPARATLRAWLDGCDITAQQRFDILVAAGEACTNAVEHGHRDHPDRSVRLRAIALPGQVRVVVTDTGAWREPSPPADRSRGHGLRLMHGLVDVVTVSPGPTGTTIEMHARIAP, encoded by the coding sequence GTGGCGGGCTCCGGCGGGAACTGGGTCGACGTGTTCGCCGTGGACGGCGAAGTCGGGCGGAACCTCGCCGCGGTGGACTGGGAGGCGACCCCGCTCGGCCCTCGGGCGGAGTGGCCGCAGAGCCTCCAGACCGCGGTGAGCATCCTGCTGTCCTCGCGGTTCTCCATGTGGATGGCCTGGGGACCCGACCTGACCTTCTTCTGCAACGACGCCTACCGGCGCGACACGCTGGGCCGCAAGTACCCGTGGGCGCTGGGCCGCCCGGCCGACGAGGTCTGGGCGGAGATCTGGCACGACATCGGCCCCCGGATCGACACCGTGCTGGCCACCGGCGAGGCGACCTGGGACGAAGCGCTGCTGCTGTTCCTGGAGCGCTCCGGCTACACCGAGGAGACCTACCACACCTTCTCCTACAGCCCGCTGCGCGACGACGACGGCGCCGTGGTCGGCATGCTGAGCGTGGTCAGCGAGGTCACCGAGGGCGTCATCGGCGAACGCCGCATGGCGACGCTGCGCGACCTCGGCTCGGACCCCAGCGTGGTGCGCACCGAGCAGGAGACGCTGGCCTTCTCCTGCCGCCAGCTCGACCGCAACCCGCACGACCTGCCCTTCAGCCTGCTCTACCTGTTCCAGGACGACGGCACCGCCCGGCTGGCCGGGGCGACGGGCGTCGGCGCCGACCACCCGGCCGCCCAGGCGGAGCTGCCGGCGGGCGGCCCGCCCGGCGCATGGCCCGCCGACCGGCTGGCGGGCGGTGAGCCGGTGCTGGTGGACCTCGACGGCCCCGTCTTCGCCGGGCTGCCGGTCGGTGGCTGGTCGCAGGCCCCGACCCAGGCGCTGGTGGTGCCGCTGCAGCAGCAGGGCGGTGCGCCGTACGGCTTCCTGGTGGCGGGGCTGAACCGCTACCGGCCGCTGGACGAGGGCTACCGCGGTTTCGTCGAGCTGGTCGCCGGGCACGTGGCGGCGGGCATCGCCTCCGCCCGCAGCTACCAGGCCCAGCAGCGGCGGGCCGAGGAGCTGGCCGAGCTGGACCGCGCCAAGACGGCGTTCTTCTCCAACATCAGCCACGAGTTCCGCACGCCGCTGACGTTGATCATGGGGCCGGTGCAGGAGCTGCGGGACCGGTTCGCGGACGACGACCCGGTGCGCGAGGAGCTGGAGTCAGTGCACCGCAACGGCCTGCGGCTGGGCAAGCTGGTCAACACGCTGCTGGACTTCTCGCGCATCGAGGCGGGCCGGGTGCAGGCCCGGTACGAGCCGGTGGACCTGGCCGCGTTCACCGCCGAGCTGGCCAGCGTGTTCCGCTCGGCCGTCGAACGCGCCGGGCTCGCGTTCCGGGTGGACTGCCCGCCGCTGGGCGAACCGGTGCGCCTGGACCGGTCGATGTGGGAGAAGGTCGTCCTCAACCTGCTCAGCAACGCCCTGAAGTTCACCTTCGACGGCGCGATCGGGGTCGCGGTGCGGCGCGACGGCGACCACGCCGTGGTCACCGTGTCCGACACCGGCGCCGGCGTGCCCGAGCACGAGATGCCGCGGTTGTTCGAGCGGTTCCACCGCATCGACAACGCCCGGTCGCGCTCGAACGAGGGCAGCGGCATCGGGCTGGCGCTCGTGCAGGAGCTGGTGGGCCTGCACGGCGGCACGATCACCGCCGAGAGCGCCGAGGGCGCTGGCACCGCGTTCACCATCCGGCTGCCGTTCGGCCACGCCCACCTGCCCGCCGACTCGGTGGCCGAGGCCGCCGGCGCGGACGTGGTCAGCTCCACCGCCGACCCGTTCGTGCAGGAGGCGATGCGCTGGCTGCCCGGCGTGCGCGGTGAACAAGGGCTCGCCGTGGTGCCGACGACGACGCCCACCGGTGGCCGGCAGGCGTCGGGTCGGGTGCTGGTCGCCGACGACAACGCGGACATGCGCGACTACCTGCGCCGGCTGCTGGCGCCCCACTACGAGGTGACCACCGTGAACGACGGCCGGGCCGCGCTGGAGGCCGTGCGCGGCGCGGCGCCGGACCTGGTGGTCAGCGATGTGATGATGCCCCACCTCGACGGGTTGGAGCTGCTGGGCGCGTTGCGCGCCGACCCGCGCACCGCGGGGGTGCCCGTGCTGCTGCTGTCCGCCCGCGCCGGGCAGGAGGCGTCCATCGAGGGGTTGGAGGCGGGCGCCGACGACTACCTGGTCAAGCCCTTCTCCGCGGCCGAGCTGCTGGCCCGGGTGCGGGCCAACGTCGAGCTGGCCCGCCTGCGCAACCACCACGCCGCCTGGCGCACCGCGCTGATCGACTCCCTCCAGGAGGGGTTCTTCGTCGCCGACGAGCAGGGCGCCGTGGTCGAGGTCAACACCACGTTCACCCAGCTGCTCGGCTACGGCCCCGAGGGGCTGCCTTACGCCCCGCGCCACCCGTGGTGGCCCGACGAGCACGCCGACCCCGAGGCGCACCGCCGCGCCGGTGAAGCGTTCGACCGCCTCAGGGAGCACGGCTCCGGCGCCGAAACCCTGCCCGTGACCCACCGCGACGGTCGTCGGCTGTGGGTGGCGGCGTCGTTCAACCGGGTGACCGACCCCGACAGCGGGCGGCACGTGACCGTCGGCACGATCCGCGACATCACCGCCGAGCACTACGCCGTGCAGCGCAGCACCGCGCTGGCCGCGGTGAACCTGCGGCTCTCCCGCGCCGAGGACACCTCCGACGCGCTGCGGGGGGTGCTGGTCGAGCTGAAGGAGCTGTGGGAGGCCCGCCGCGTCCTCGCGGTGCTGTTCGGCCCGAGCGGCGACCCCGACGTGGTGTCCGTGGGTGGTGCGATCACCTGGGCCGAGTTGTCGTCGGCGACGCGGGAATCGCTAGGAGCGCTGCGCGCCGGACCGTTGTTGACGCCCGTCACGCAGCGGTCCGGGGTGGTGTCGGTGACGCTGGAGCACCCGCTGGGCGTGCTCGTGGTGCGCATCGAGCTGGAGGGCAGGCGCACGCCGTCCGACGAGGACCAGACCCTGCTGGCCCTGCTGGCCGGGCACCTCGGGCAGGGCCTGCACCGGATGCACCAGATCGACCAGCAGCGCGAGACCGCGCTCGCCCTGCAGCGCGCCATCCTGGGCCCGGCCCGGCTGCCCGACGGCTTCGCCGTGCGCTACGAACCCGCGAGCAGGCCGCTGAAGGTCGGCGGGGACTGGTACGACACCTTCGCGCTGCCCGACGGGCGCACCGCCATCGTGGTCGGCGACTGCGTCGGCCACGGCCTGGAGGCCGCCACCGTCATGGGCCAGCTGCGCAGCGCCTGCCGGGCGCTGCTGCTCCAGGAGCTCAGCCCCGGCCGCACGCTCACCGCCCTGGACCGGTTCGCCGCCACCCTGCCCGGCGCGATGTGCACCACCGTGTTCTGCGCGGTCCTCGACACCGCCACCGGGGACCTCGTCTACTCCAGCGCCGGGCACCCGCCCGGCATCCTGGTCACCGCGGACGGCGCCACCGAACTGCTCGACCAGGGCCGCGGCCTCCCGCTGGCCGTGCGCCCCGGCCGGGAGCGCCCCGAGGTGACCGTCTCGGTGCCCGCCCGCGCCACGCTGCTGCTCTACACCGACGGCCTGGTCGAACGCCGCCGCCGCTCCCTCACCGACGGCATCGAAGCCGCCTCCGCCGCCGTGCAGGAGGCCCGGGACGTCCCGGTGGACGACCTGGCCAGCCGCGTCATGGCCGACCTGACACCCGCGAACGGCTACGAGGACGACGTCGCCCTGCTGGTCTACCGCCACCCCGCGCCGCTGGACGTCGCCTTCCCCGCGACGTCGACCGAGCTGGCGCCGGCGCGGGCGACCCTGCGGGCCTGGTTGGACGGCTGCGACATCACCGCCCAGCAGCGGTTCGACATCCTGGTCGCCGCCGGGGAGGCGTGCACCAACGCCGTCGAGCACGGCCACCGCGACCACCCCGACCGCTCGGTCCGCCTGCGGGCGATCGCCCTCCCCGGCCAGGTGCGCGTGGTCGTGACCGACACCGGCGCGTGGCGGGAACCCTCTCCCCCCGCCGACCGGAGCCGGGGCCACGGCCTGCGCCTGATGCACGGCCTGGTCGACGTCGTCACCGTGTCGCCCGGCCCCACTGGCACCACCATCGAGATGCACGCGAGGATCGCCCCGTGA
- a CDS encoding DUF6801 domain-containing protein translates to MRAQWKPHRVTALSLASVLVAAGALVGVASPASAGTTAVRMDYTCTTSLGPGARMTVWVVGGLPDAGYGSGQHTVASHEPAFIDVDLDLRELRPVLTFASGVRLDGDSTATLDARIIGPDGTRTAQAAFTLAPTWLTTTERTAVRAAGAFPVQRLSTPGYYDLRVDDLALTLRPERADGTPLGTVTASCSHDPAQDDLLGTVWSQGVISERPLRPSGLRVVETTPTSVTLAWEASPWWNATLGYDVYLDGGHTGLVTEKQVTLTGLTPDKQHRAKVSTRDVQGLRSTLSQGLIFTLPRA, encoded by the coding sequence TTGCGCGCACAGTGGAAACCGCACCGCGTCACCGCTTTGTCCCTGGCCTCGGTCCTGGTGGCCGCCGGGGCGCTGGTGGGAGTCGCGAGCCCGGCGTCGGCGGGCACGACCGCGGTGCGGATGGACTACACCTGCACGACCTCCCTCGGGCCCGGTGCCCGGATGACGGTGTGGGTCGTCGGCGGCCTGCCGGACGCCGGCTACGGCTCCGGTCAGCACACCGTCGCCAGCCACGAACCCGCCTTCATCGACGTGGACCTGGACCTGCGCGAGCTGCGCCCGGTCCTGACCTTCGCCAGCGGGGTGCGACTGGACGGCGACAGCACCGCGACGCTCGACGCGAGGATCATCGGCCCGGACGGGACTCGGACCGCCCAGGCGGCGTTCACCCTCGCGCCCACGTGGCTGACGACCACCGAGCGGACCGCCGTGCGGGCCGCGGGCGCCTTCCCGGTGCAGCGCCTGAGCACACCGGGCTACTACGACCTGCGCGTCGACGACCTGGCGCTGACGCTGCGCCCCGAGCGCGCCGACGGCACGCCCCTCGGCACGGTCACCGCGTCCTGCTCGCACGACCCGGCGCAGGACGACCTGCTGGGCACCGTGTGGTCGCAGGGCGTCATCTCCGAGCGGCCACTGCGGCCGAGCGGGCTGCGGGTGGTCGAGACGACCCCGACGTCCGTGACGCTGGCCTGGGAAGCCTCCCCCTGGTGGAACGCGACGCTGGGCTACGACGTGTACCTGGACGGCGGGCACACGGGCCTGGTCACCGAGAAGCAGGTGACGCTGACCGGGCTGACGCCGGACAAGCAGCACCGGGCGAAGGTCTCCACCAGGGACGTCCAGGGCCTCCGGTCGACCCTGAGCCAGGGCCTGATCTTCACCCTCCCGCGGGCCTGA
- a CDS encoding peptidoglycan DD-metalloendopeptidase family protein, whose amino-acid sequence MNNDWISRRSLLRGAAAAGVVSGVVSAVGVRPGSADAAVPGFYNPFSGYRITGTWQDHLNRGSLGGIDYGVSVGTRLPAAGGGVVTNTPYNGTGGHTVTIQHDNGYRTQYMHLSQFLLANGTRVGMGAVVGLSGGAAGAPGSGSSTGPHVHWHMITPGGTRINPLTYLGSGTGLPKTTTEQDGVPGPLMWKRAQNWLRIEHGYTGPIDGAPGANTYAALQRAMRGYGYTGPIDGVPGPNTWAAVQRLAARWGYTGPADGVMGPASWRGFARFLNQDKYD is encoded by the coding sequence ATGAACAACGACTGGATCAGCAGGCGCTCCCTGCTGCGCGGGGCGGCCGCGGCCGGGGTCGTGTCCGGGGTCGTGTCCGCGGTCGGCGTCCGGCCGGGGTCGGCGGACGCCGCTGTGCCGGGCTTCTACAACCCCTTCAGCGGCTACCGGATCACCGGCACCTGGCAGGACCACCTGAACCGCGGCTCGCTCGGCGGCATCGACTACGGCGTGTCCGTCGGCACGCGGCTGCCCGCGGCGGGCGGCGGTGTGGTGACCAACACCCCGTACAACGGCACCGGCGGCCACACCGTCACCATCCAGCACGACAACGGCTACCGCACCCAGTACATGCACCTGTCCCAGTTCCTGCTCGCGAACGGCACGAGGGTCGGCATGGGGGCCGTCGTCGGGCTGTCCGGCGGCGCGGCGGGGGCGCCGGGCTCCGGCTCGTCCACCGGCCCGCACGTGCACTGGCACATGATCACCCCGGGCGGCACGCGCATCAACCCGCTCACCTACCTGGGCAGCGGCACAGGCCTGCCGAAGACGACCACCGAGCAGGACGGCGTCCCCGGCCCGCTGATGTGGAAGCGCGCGCAGAACTGGCTGCGCATCGAGCACGGCTACACCGGCCCGATCGACGGCGCGCCCGGCGCGAACACCTACGCGGCCCTGCAGCGCGCCATGCGCGGGTACGGCTACACGGGTCCGATCGACGGCGTGCCCGGCCCGAACACGTGGGCGGCCGTGCAGCGGCTGGCCGCGCGGTGGGGCTACACCGGCCCGGCCGACGGCGTGATGGGCCCCGCCTCGTGGCGCGGCTTCGCCCGTTTCCTCAACCAGGACAAGTACGACTGA
- a CDS encoding beta-L-arabinofuranosidase domain-containing protein, producing the protein MAESAKFPFNRRLFLHASAAVAAPSALPPQAGPGGTAPVRPFPLRDVRLGAGLLSEERDRVKAFLRAYDEKRFLVLFNNQAGRPNPPGVAVPGGWEDGGLLSGHWAGHCLTALAQAHADGGEAVYKDKLDWVVAELAACQAAITARMGAAPGGGGDEPAPPVGRVAGRFGSGLRLNGPSRAQYCTLPQEMINQLTDFTIAAWVDLASPTAWSRLFDFGQNTAVTMFLTPRAGVAGDVPRFAIITTSGSGGEQRIDGDAALPTGRWVHIAVTPAGTTGVLHVDGRPDSPAGTTGGGGIAWYRFDETGGTTLEDASPNNRDAGVVAATSGGAADWVPTFPGYLGAIPEDAVLRLGPPRWAVYGGNAQTNTWAPWYTQHKIMRGLLDAYRNTDNAQALEVVTEMADWAHLALTVGDKNHPAYEGPLTRDDLNHMGDLHIGGEFGGANEVFPEIGHLTGDPKHLATAKCFDNRESLFDACVADRDILVVTPQNRRGREYFTAAKNFFGMAVPHRVFAHGGAGGNYPGSNNNLELFQNRGNVANAVATSGAETCTTYNLPKLSRNLFLHEHDPAYTDYYERGLLNMIAGSRADTTRTNDPQVTYFQPVGPGATRSYGNTGTCCGGTGLENHTKYQETVFFRSADDSALWVNLYAPATLDWAERGVTVTVTVNGRRQDLDARPGTYVTLSRDWARGDVVEVRMPFSVRIERAVDRPDTQAVFCGPVLLQVVGDPGGGAFRELSLYRHLKRDGDYGRAAITAGAATAAGDPTFTAGGFALRPYCTSDGQAASSYSRRVEPTVVFGSTDTGVPNRKRDDGLPHYDVPVQGITSPGDDGPTFLDLLWDRAPFANHGRFVAAATALADAFAAAGAFTGAERDVVVATAASAARELSTTRFDVRVEAGARRVGANATSPSPPSTPVTCPSPSRSPRRTGRARSRASHRASRRTSPSTPGPSRSTR; encoded by the coding sequence GTGGCCGAATCCGCCAAGTTCCCGTTCAACCGACGTCTGTTCCTCCACGCCTCCGCGGCCGTCGCCGCGCCGAGCGCGCTGCCACCCCAGGCCGGTCCGGGCGGGACGGCGCCCGTGCGGCCGTTCCCGCTGCGCGACGTGCGGCTGGGCGCCGGTCTGCTGAGCGAGGAGCGGGACCGGGTGAAGGCGTTCCTGCGGGCGTACGACGAGAAGCGCTTCCTGGTGCTGTTCAACAACCAGGCGGGCAGGCCGAACCCGCCCGGTGTCGCCGTGCCGGGCGGTTGGGAGGACGGCGGGCTGCTCAGCGGTCACTGGGCCGGGCACTGCCTGACCGCTCTGGCCCAGGCGCACGCCGACGGGGGAGAGGCGGTCTACAAGGACAAGCTGGACTGGGTGGTCGCGGAACTGGCCGCGTGCCAGGCGGCGATCACCGCGCGGATGGGCGCCGCGCCGGGTGGGGGCGGGGACGAGCCCGCGCCCCCCGTCGGCCGGGTGGCGGGCCGGTTCGGCAGCGGCCTGCGGCTCAACGGGCCGAGCCGGGCGCAGTACTGCACGCTGCCGCAGGAGATGATCAACCAGCTCACCGACTTCACCATCGCCGCCTGGGTCGACCTCGCCTCGCCCACCGCCTGGAGCAGGCTGTTCGACTTCGGCCAGAACACCGCCGTCACCATGTTCCTCACCCCGCGCGCGGGCGTCGCCGGCGACGTGCCGCGCTTCGCCATCATCACCACCAGCGGCTCGGGCGGCGAGCAGCGGATCGACGGCGACGCGGCGCTGCCCACCGGCCGGTGGGTGCACATCGCGGTGACGCCGGCGGGCACGACCGGCGTCCTCCACGTCGACGGCCGGCCGGACTCCCCGGCCGGGACCACCGGTGGCGGCGGCATCGCCTGGTACCGGTTCGACGAGACCGGCGGCACGACCCTCGAAGACGCCTCGCCCAACAACCGCGACGCCGGTGTCGTGGCCGCCACCTCCGGCGGGGCCGCGGACTGGGTCCCGACCTTCCCCGGCTACCTCGGCGCGATCCCGGAGGACGCGGTGCTGCGCCTCGGCCCGCCCCGCTGGGCGGTCTACGGCGGCAACGCGCAGACGAACACCTGGGCGCCCTGGTACACGCAGCACAAGATCATGCGCGGCCTGCTCGACGCGTACCGCAACACCGACAACGCCCAAGCCCTCGAAGTCGTCACGGAGATGGCGGACTGGGCGCACCTGGCGCTGACCGTCGGCGACAAGAACCACCCCGCCTACGAGGGCCCGCTGACCCGCGACGACCTCAACCACATGGGGGACCTCCACATCGGCGGCGAGTTCGGCGGCGCGAACGAGGTGTTCCCGGAGATCGGCCACCTGACCGGCGACCCGAAGCACCTGGCGACCGCCAAGTGCTTCGACAACCGCGAGTCGCTGTTCGACGCCTGCGTGGCGGACCGCGACATCCTCGTCGTCACCCCGCAGAACCGCCGCGGGCGGGAGTACTTCACCGCCGCCAAGAACTTCTTCGGCATGGCCGTCCCGCACCGCGTGTTCGCCCACGGCGGCGCGGGCGGCAACTACCCCGGCTCCAACAACAACCTGGAGCTGTTCCAGAACCGGGGCAACGTCGCCAACGCCGTCGCCACCAGCGGCGCGGAGACCTGCACGACGTACAACCTGCCCAAGCTGTCCCGCAACCTGTTCCTGCACGAGCACGACCCGGCGTACACGGACTACTACGAGCGCGGGCTGCTCAACATGATCGCCGGGTCGCGGGCGGACACCACGCGGACCAACGACCCGCAGGTGACCTACTTCCAGCCGGTCGGACCGGGCGCCACGCGCAGCTACGGCAACACCGGGACGTGCTGCGGCGGCACCGGCCTGGAGAACCACACCAAGTACCAGGAGACGGTGTTCTTCCGCTCGGCGGACGACAGCGCGCTGTGGGTCAACCTCTACGCGCCCGCCACGCTCGACTGGGCCGAGAGGGGCGTCACCGTCACCGTCACCGTCAACGGGCGGCGGCAGGACCTCGACGCGCGGCCCGGCACGTACGTGACGCTGAGCCGCGACTGGGCGCGCGGCGACGTGGTGGAGGTCCGGATGCCGTTCAGCGTCCGGATCGAGCGGGCCGTCGACCGGCCCGACACCCAGGCGGTGTTCTGCGGTCCGGTGCTGCTGCAGGTCGTGGGCGACCCGGGCGGCGGCGCGTTCCGGGAGCTGTCGCTGTACCGGCACCTCAAGCGGGACGGCGACTACGGCCGCGCGGCGATCACGGCGGGCGCGGCCACGGCGGCCGGCGACCCGACGTTCACCGCGGGCGGGTTCGCGCTGCGGCCCTACTGCACCAGCGACGGCCAGGCCGCGTCCTCGTACTCCCGCCGGGTGGAGCCGACGGTGGTCTTCGGCTCCACCGACACCGGTGTGCCCAACCGCAAGCGCGACGACGGCCTGCCGCACTACGACGTCCCGGTCCAGGGCATCACCTCGCCGGGCGACGACGGCCCGACGTTCCTGGACCTGCTCTGGGACCGGGCGCCGTTCGCGAACCACGGCCGGTTCGTCGCCGCGGCCACCGCGCTCGCCGACGCCTTCGCCGCCGCGGGCGCGTTCACCGGGGCCGAGCGGGACGTGGTCGTGGCCACGGCGGCCTCCGCCGCCCGCGAGCTGTCGACCACCCGCTTCGACGTCCGGGTCGAGGCGGGCGCCCGGCGCGTCGGCGCCAACGCCACGTCTCCGTCACCGCCGTCAACACCGGTGACGTGCCCCTCACCGTCGAGATCGCCACGACGTACGGGTCGCGCACGGTCGCGGGCGTCGCACCGGGCAAGTCGGCGTACCAGTCCTTCAACACCGGGGCCGAGTCGGTCGACGCGGTGA
- a CDS encoding sugar ABC transporter substrate-binding protein has protein sequence MIRTRTRGRQRRLVAVAAAIATTAALTACGGSDDGPAGAVSAGGVEGVDDGSTLTLWTRAPLEFQANLLVEAYNRTHKNKVELTITPNDDYVSRVGAAAGSGDLPDLFAADVVYLPNWTEAGLFADVTEQIGQLPHADEINKGHLDAGTRDGRRHVLPFVLDLSVMFWNKALYQEAGLDPEKGPSTLAEFAEHAKAVQGLDKEGVHGTSFGGNCGGCTVFTWFPTMWASGDDPLLDDGAKSVLDNPSAKQLYGTWRDLWDSGAVDPASKDETGATWVAAFQQGKVGVMPYPATLLATADKTVDVGVAPLPGVDGGASTFLGGDGIGISKDSEKAAQAWNFLSWLMSEEAQVGVLAANNSSVARSDLTNNEHTREDPRLLAINEVAAAADSRTPMAVNFQQAFNAAGSPWVTLVRNQVFGDGSSLAADNAAVSEALGQ, from the coding sequence ATGATCAGGACGCGAACGCGCGGCCGACAACGGCGTCTCGTCGCCGTCGCAGCGGCCATCGCCACCACGGCCGCGCTCACCGCCTGCGGCGGTTCGGACGACGGCCCCGCCGGCGCGGTCTCGGCGGGCGGCGTCGAGGGGGTCGACGACGGCTCCACGCTGACCCTGTGGACCCGGGCCCCGCTGGAGTTCCAGGCCAACCTGCTGGTCGAGGCGTACAACAGGACGCACAAGAACAAGGTCGAGCTGACCATCACCCCGAACGACGACTACGTCTCGCGCGTCGGCGCCGCCGCGGGCAGCGGCGACCTGCCCGACCTGTTCGCCGCCGACGTCGTCTACCTCCCGAACTGGACGGAGGCCGGGCTGTTCGCGGACGTCACCGAGCAGATCGGGCAGCTGCCCCACGCCGACGAGATCAACAAGGGGCACCTCGACGCGGGCACCCGGGACGGCAGGCGGCACGTCCTGCCGTTCGTGCTCGACCTGTCGGTGATGTTCTGGAACAAGGCGCTCTACCAGGAGGCGGGGCTCGACCCGGAGAAGGGCCCCTCGACGCTCGCGGAGTTCGCCGAGCACGCCAAGGCCGTGCAGGGGCTGGACAAGGAGGGCGTCCACGGCACCTCCTTCGGCGGAAACTGCGGCGGCTGCACCGTCTTCACCTGGTTCCCCACGATGTGGGCCTCCGGTGACGACCCGCTGCTGGACGACGGCGCCAAGAGCGTCCTGGACAACCCCTCGGCCAAGCAGCTCTACGGCACCTGGCGCGACCTGTGGGACTCCGGCGCGGTCGACCCGGCCAGCAAGGACGAGACGGGCGCCACCTGGGTGGCGGCGTTCCAGCAGGGGAAGGTCGGGGTCATGCCGTACCCGGCGACCCTGCTGGCCACGGCGGACAAGACCGTCGACGTGGGCGTGGCGCCCCTCCCCGGCGTCGACGGCGGCGCCTCGACCTTCCTCGGCGGTGACGGGATCGGCATCTCGAAGGACTCGGAGAAGGCCGCGCAGGCGTGGAACTTCCTGTCCTGGCTGATGTCCGAGGAGGCCCAGGTCGGCGTCCTGGCGGCCAACAACAGCTCGGTCGCGCGCTCCGACCTGACCAACAACGAGCACACCCGCGAGGACCCCCGCCTGCTGGCCATCAACGAGGTCGCCGCGGCCGCCGACAGCCGGACGCCGATGGCGGTGAACTTCCAGCAGGCGTTCAACGCCGCCGGGAGCCCCTGGGTGACGCTGGTGCGCAACCAGGTGTTCGGGGACGGGAGCAGCCTGGCGGCGGACAACGCCGCGGTCTCGGAGGCGTTGGGCCAGTAG
- a CDS encoding carbohydrate ABC transporter permease — translation MPTSLKRVPTRPPDQVAPAPSRRRSARSRRRLTGWAYAAPTALFVTLFFAVPVLLVGRMSISDWGLFAGDRGVNLPDNFVDAVDLRLFWPAVGFTVKYTVITTVILIGLSLGLALLVQESTRWTGFLRTAVLVPSALGLASASLLFYALYSPQSGPFGEVLRDVGLADGPISFLGTPDAALWSTVGLIVWRFAGFYMLLLLVALQGISADVYEAAELDGCNRWQRFTRITLPLLRSSLAMCAILCVTGSLLAFDQFYILTKGGPDNGTMTIVQLIYNAAFQGGNDLGLAAALSIIVLVVLLVFNLGQFRWLRGKDA, via the coding sequence ATGCCCACCTCCCTCAAGCGAGTGCCCACCCGTCCACCGGACCAGGTCGCCCCCGCGCCGTCGCGCCGCCGTTCCGCCAGGTCCCGCCGGCGGCTGACCGGCTGGGCCTACGCCGCGCCGACCGCGTTGTTCGTCACCCTGTTCTTCGCCGTGCCCGTCCTGCTCGTCGGTCGGATGTCGATCTCGGACTGGGGCCTGTTCGCGGGCGACCGGGGGGTCAACCTCCCGGACAACTTCGTCGACGCCGTCGACCTGCGGCTGTTCTGGCCCGCGGTCGGGTTCACCGTGAAGTACACGGTGATCACGACCGTGATCCTGATCGGGCTGTCGCTGGGCCTGGCGCTGCTGGTGCAGGAGTCGACCCGCTGGACGGGGTTCCTGCGCACGGCCGTGCTGGTGCCCAGCGCGCTCGGCCTGGCCTCCGCGTCGCTGCTGTTCTACGCGCTCTACTCGCCGCAGAGCGGCCCGTTCGGCGAGGTGCTGCGCGACGTCGGCCTGGCCGACGGGCCGATCTCGTTCCTGGGCACCCCCGACGCCGCGCTGTGGTCGACGGTCGGCCTGATCGTCTGGCGCTTCGCGGGGTTCTACATGCTGCTGCTGCTCGTGGCGCTGCAGGGCATCTCCGCCGACGTCTACGAGGCCGCCGAGCTGGACGGCTGCAACCGGTGGCAGCGGTTCACCAGGATCACGCTGCCGCTGCTGCGCTCGTCGCTGGCGATGTGCGCGATCCTGTGCGTCACCGGGTCGCTGCTGGCGTTCGACCAGTTCTACATCCTCACCAAGGGCGGGCCGGACAACGGCACGATGACCATCGTCCAGCTGATCTACAACGCCGCCTTCCAGGGCGGCAACGACCTCGGGCTCGCCGCCGCCCTGTCGATCATCGTGCTGGTGGTGCTGCTGGTGTTCAACCTCGGGCAGTTCCGCTGGCTGCGGGGGAAGGACGCCTGA